The bacterium sequence CTGCGGCTGGACTGCGGGCTTGGCGGTCTCAGGCTTCTGGGCGGGGGGACGGACCGCTTGAATGGCGGGGGAAGAACCGGTGCCGACGGGAGTGAGTATTTTCGTTTCTCCTTATGCAATGCGTTGTGATTGATGACTCGCCATTGATCGAGGTTGGGGAAACCCTTGATCGCGAAGGGATGGAGAGGTCATCCTTGGCCGGTCTACCTGTGCATGGCGGATTGGGAATTCGCATGCCCCGCCGGAAAAAAAGAAGGCACGGGCGAATCGATCGCCCATGCCTTCTTCCTTTTGAGACTCTCTAAATAACGCCTACTTCGACATCTCTCCGAGCTTGGCGCGGGTCATCTTCGTGAGGCGCCCATCGGCTTTCAGGCCGTTTGCCTTCTGGAAAGCGGCGAGGGCCGCTCTCGTCTTCTTTCCCATTTTTCCGTCGGCAGGACCTGGATCGAAGCCCAACTTCTTGAGCGATTCCTGAGCCGCCGCGATCCCGGGCGAGCCTTTTCGCGGAGCTTTCATTTTTGTCTTCTCGGCTGCCTTGCCCTCTTTCGGCCTCTCAGCTGCCATGCCCTCTTTCGGCTTCTCGGCTGCCATGCCCTCTTTCGGCTTCTCAGCCGCGAAGACGCCCGACGGCGCAACCAGCCCCATGGCCAAACCGGTAACAATCAACAGCCTGAGTGTTTTTCTGGTCCACGATCTCATGTTCATGTCCCTTTTTTAAAGCGTTGTAGTTGATGTGGCGAAACTGAAACAGTTTTTCAGCGCTCCTGTACCTGGATCGGCGCAACCCTCCTATTGTGCTGAAAATCGATAAAACAACCCTGTTATATTTGTACATCCAATCCGGGATATAGCGATATATGAAAAGGTAGCTGTGCCTCCCGAAAACCATATCCTATTGATTGTATTAGGATTTTCTCGTTCAAGAGAGGCATCCATTTCGGCGTGAAGCGGCCCCCGGCAAAACCTCGGGTGAGGCCCGCCGATCGAATGCCTTTGTCCCCTATCGCCAAGGCGGCCACACAGGGGATTGGATTTTTTTGGGGAAGAAATGAACCGCAATTCCCTAGCCGGAAGCGACGACCGGGTTCACGAGTTTGCCGATTCCGGAAGCCTCGCAGCGCACCTCGTCGCCCGGCTTCAGCCACCAAGGGTCGGGAGGAGTCCTGAAGGCAGCTACCCCTGAGGGTGTTCCGGTCGAGATCACGTCTCCCGGCTCGAGGCCCATCCGGGAGAAGTGGGCCACTATCCTCGGCATCCCGAAAATGAGATTTCGGGTGGTTGA is a genomic window containing:
- a CDS encoding peptidoglycan-binding domain-containing protein; translation: MRSWTRKTLRLLIVTGLAMGLVAPSGVFAAEKPKEGMAAEKPKEGMAAERPKEGKAAEKTKMKAPRKGSPGIAAAQESLKKLGFDPGPADGKMGKKTRAALAAFQKANGLKADGRLTKMTRAKLGEMSK